DNA from Streptomyces sp. NBC_01260:
TTCGAGGAGCTGGAGCCGCGCTCCTTCTCCTTCAACTCGCCCTTCGGTGCCTGCCCCGACTGCACGGGCATCGGTACGAGGATGGAGGTCGACCCGGAGCTGATCGTCCCGGACGAGGAGAAGTCCCTCGACGAGGGTGCGATCCACCCCTGGTCGCACGGTCACACCAAGGAGTACTTCGGGCGGCAGATCAACGCGCTCGCCGAAGCCCTCGGATTCCGTACGGACATCCCCTGGGCCGGGCTCCCGCAGCGCGCCAGGAAGGCCCTGCTGCACGGCCACAAGATCCAGACCGAGGTCCGCTACCGCAACCGGTACGGGCGCGAGCGCGCCTACACCACCCCCTCTTTCGAGGGCGCGGTGCAGTTCGTCAAGAGGCGGCACTCCGAGGCGGAGAGCGACTCCAGCCGGGAGCGCTTCGAGGGCTACATGCGCGAGGTGCCCTGCCCGACCTGCGAGGGCACCAGGCTCAAGCCGATCGTCCTCGCGGTGACGGTGATGGAGAAGTCCATCGCCGAGGTCTCCGCGATGTCGATCAGCGAGTGCGCCGAGTTCCTCGGCCGGATGAAGCTGAACGCCCGCGACAAGAAGATCGCCGAGCGAGTGCTCAAGGAGGTCAACGAGCGGCTGAAGTTCCTGGTCGACGTGGGCCTGGACTACCTCTCGCTGAACCGTGCGGCCGGCACCCTGTCCGGCGGCGAGGCGCAGCGCATCCGGCTCGCCACCCAGATCGGCTCCGGCCTGGTCGGCGTGCTCTACGTGCTGGACGAGCCGTCCATCGGCCTGCACCAGCGCGACAACCACCGGCTGATCGAGACCCTGGTCCGGCTCCGCGACATGGGCAACACGCTCATCGTCGTCGAGCACGACGAGGACACCATCAAGGTCGCCGACTGGATCGTCGACATCGGCCCCGGCGCCGGCGAGCACGGCGGCAAGGTGGTCCACTCCGGATCGCTCAAGGAACTGCTGGCCAACGACAAGTCGATCACCGGTCAGTACCTGACCGGCAAGAGGTCGATCGCGATGCCCGACATCCGGCGTCCCGTCGACCCCTCGCGCCTGCTCACGGTGCACGGCGCCCGGGAGAACAACCTCCAGGACATCGACGTCTCCTTCCCGCTCGGGGTGCTGACCGCCGTGACCGGTGTCTCCGGCTCGGGCAAGTCGACGCTGGTCAACGACATCCTCTACACCCACCTGGCGCGCGAGCTGAACGGCGCCAAGTCGGTCCCCGGCCGGCACACCCGGGTCGACGGGGACGATCTCGTCGACAAGGTGGTGCACGTCGACCAGTCGCCCATCGGCCGTACGCCCCGGTCCAACCCGGCCACGTACACCGGTGTCTTCGACCACGTCCGCAGGCTGTTCGCGGAAACGATGGAGGCCAAGGTCCGCGGCTATCTGCCGGGCCGGTTCTCCTTCAACGTCAAGGGCGGCCGCTGCGAGAACTGCTCCGGCGACGGCACCATCAAGATCGAGATGAACTTCCTGCCGGATGTGTACGTCCCGTGCGAGGTCTGCCACGGAGCGCGCTACAACCGGGAGACCCTGGAGGTCCACTACAAGGGCAAGTCCATCGCCGAGGTGCTGGACATGCCGATCGAGGAGGGCCTGGAGTTCTTCGAGGCCGTGCCGACCATCGCGCGGCATCTGCGGACGCTCAACGAGGTCGGCCTCGGATACGTCAGGCTCGGCCAGTCCGCGCCGACGCTCTCCGGCGGTGAGGCACAGCGGGTGAAGCTGGCCAGCGAGCTCCAGAAGCGCTCGACCGGCCGCACGGTCTACGTGCTGGACGAGCCGACCACCGGTCTGCACTTCGAGGACATCTCCAAGCTCATCAAGGTGCTCTCCGGCCTGGTCGACAAGGGCAACACGGTGATCGTCATCGAGCACAACCTCGATGTCGTCAAGACCGCCGACTGGGTCATCGACATGGGTCCCGAGGGGGGCAACGGCGGCGGTCTGGTCATCGCCGAGGGAACCCCGGAGTACGTGGCCGGGGTCCCCGCCAGCCACACCGGAAAGTTCCTCCAGGGCATCCTGGACGCGGACCGGGTCAGCGAGGCGGCGGTTCCCGCGGCCCGTAAGCCGGTCGGCAGGACAGCCGCGAAGAAGGCGGTCGCCGCGAAATCCGGCCCCGCCAGGAAGACGGCGACGGCGAAGACGGACCGGAGCACCACGGCGAAGGCCACCGGGGCGGCTGCGGGTAAGAAGCCGGCGGCGAAGAAGCCCGCGGCGAAGAAGGCGGCCGGCGCGCGCAAGGCCTGACGGCCGGACGAGGCGGCGGTTCCCGACCGGGGACCGCCGCCTCGCGCACGACCGGCGTCGGGGCCCCGTCTCGGCGCCGTCGCCTCCCCGGCGCCACCACCACGGCTCTGACCAGGCGCGATCGGGTGCGACCGGGCCGGGCGCAGCGGCGTCCGCATCCGCCGGTATCGTCGGATACGTCACCGATGCCTCCGCTGCCACTGTGGTCCCAGGCACCTCTGGCACCGCACCTCATTCCCTCCGACCAGTGGAGACCGCATGTCCGGCCAGCCCGCCGCCCGCCGTACCGTGCTGAAGGGCGCCGCTCTCGCAGGCGTCGCCGGGCTGGGAGTGGCCGCCTGCTCGACCGATTCGAAGCTCGGGCACGCCCAGACGCCGACCCCCACCGCACCCGTCGAGCTCGGCGCCCCGGACGAGGTCCCGGTCGGCGAGTCCAAGCTCTACCGCGAGCAGCGCGTCATCGTCACCTGCCCGGCCAAGGGCCAGTACAAGGCATTCAGCGCCCAGTGCACCCACGCGGGCTGCCTGCTGGACAAGGTCGAGGACAACGAGGGGCACTGCCCCTGCCACGGCAGCCTCTTCGACACCACCACCGGCAAGGCCGTGCACGGTCCGGCGACCGTGCCGCTGCCCTCCGTCCCGGTCAGGGTCGAGGGCGGCCGGCTGGTCGTCGGCCCCGACGCCTGAACCGGCCGGTCCGAGATCTGAACCGGCCGGTCCGGCACACGGCCGGTCCGGCGTCCGGCCCGTCCGGACACCGCGGCCGGCCCCGCCTCCGCGGCCCGGCTCACTCCCAGTCCCAGTCGATGCCGACCAGACCGGGCCGCACCCCCTGCTCCACCAGATGGACCGTCCGGTGGCGGCCGGTGAGGGTGAGGTCGGTCCGGGCGCCGCGCGGCGCACCCGTGGAAACCTGGGCGAAGCGCCGGCACCGCACCGGCAGCGCCTCCTCGTCGAACCGGACCTGGAGCACGTACTGCCCGCCGCCGAAGCTGAAACCGCGCACGTACTCGCCGCACGGCCCTCCCGTACCGTCCTCGAAGCCGTAGCCGAAGAGGTACGTCTCGCCCGCCCGCAACCGGGTGTCGAAGAGCAGCTCGGCGACCAGCACCCCCGTCTCCGCGTCCCAGCGGACCCGCCCCGTCCGGCAGTTCTCCCGGGCACTCACCCCGACCCGGGCCGGATCACAGCCCGGATCGCCGCGGTACACGGCGAGATAGCGGTCGATCCCGTCGCGGTGGGCGCGCACCACATGCTGGGAGTCGCGGCGCTGCATCCGGCGGCCGGGCCCGATCCGTACCCGCTCCTGGTGCCCCACCGTGTGCAGCCCGCCGTCCGCGGGTGACTCCATCGCGGTGAGCAGCCGCTCGACCGCGCCGGACCCGTCCATCAGGGAACGGTACGAACGGGCGGGCGGTCGGTCGGCCTCCGTGCGGCACTCCCCGGCTCCCAGCAGCCCGAGCAGCGAGTTCCCCGGCAGCTCCAGTACCTCCTCCAGCGCCTTCACCGCCCGCAGGGACTCCGGGCGCTGCGGACGCCTGGCCCCCTGCTGCCAGTAACTCAGGCTGGTCACGCCGACCTTGACCCCGCGGTGCGCCAGATGGTGCTGCACCCGCTGGAGCGGCAGCCCGCGCACCGAGAGCGCGGTGCGCAGCGCCAGATGGAACGGGCCGGTGTGCAGCACTTGCGCCAGTTCGGCCTCGGTGCGCTGCATGGGTCCTCCAGGTGAACGTTCACGTCGTGCGGGAGCGGGGCCGCGCCGACGGGTGCCGGTCCGCAGGTGGCCAGGGGGATGCGTTCACGTGTCCGCCCCTGGCGTTCACACCGCGATGTTCCCCCGCATTGAAGCGTGTTGACCCGTTCCCGACAACGGTTGATGCTCCTCGACAGCGTCCGGACGCGCTCCTTGGAACCCCCACCCCCCGCCCCGGGAGGAACGCCATGCGCAACCGAAGAGTCAGGCCCCGACGGCTGTCCGTCACGGCCGTACTCGCCGCCCTGCTGCTCGCCGTACCGACGGCGACCGCCGCCGCGGCGGACCAGAACCGCTCCGCAGCCTCCGCCGCCGGCACCCTCGCCGCGGCCCAGCGGCTGAACATCACCATGCAGGCCCAGCAGAAGACCAACTGGTGCTGGGCCGCCGCGGGTAACACCGTCTCCGCCTGGTTCGGCCGGAACCACACCCAGAACGAGTTCTGCAACGCCGCGTTCGGCCGGGCCCAGGGCTATGAGTGCCCCAACTCGCAGGCCTCGCTCGGCAACGTCCAGGACGGTCTGTCCTGGGCCGGCATCAGCCCCGGTTCGTACGTCACCGGCTGGCTGCGCTACCCCACCGTGCAGGCCGAGATCTCCGCCGGGAGGCCGGTGGAGACCCGCATCCAGTGGTCCTCGGGCGGCGGCCACATGCACGTCCTGTACGGCTACGACGACGCGAACAGCTGGGTCTACTGGGGCGATCCCTGGCCCTCCAACAACCGCTACAACTGGGCCTCGCACGCCTGGTACGTGAACAACAGCGAGTTCTCCTGGACCCATTCGCTCTACCGGATCGGGGCGTGACGGCATGAACTCCACCGGTTCCCCGGCCCACCCCGCCGCGCGTACCGCGCGCTCCGCCGCCGCGGCCCTCGCCGCGGCCGGCGTGCTGGCCGGGTCCGCACTGCTCACCGTCGGCGCCCCGCAGGCGGTTGCCGCCACCGGACCCGCGGCCACTCCGGCGGCCCTGGCGGCGGCCCATGAGGCGGCCACCGGCGCCGCCACCCTGGACACGCTGTCCCGGTTCTTCGCCCGGGAGGGGGCGGTCACCAGGGCGGCGGCCGCCCCACGGATCGAGGGCGCTGCCGTGCCCGTACGCACACTGGCCGCGGACTTCGTCGCCGGTGAACCGGGGGCCGAGGTAGCCCACCTCGACTACCTCGCCAGCACCGCCGTCTCCTCGGACGGGCAGAAGGCGTCCCTGTGGACGCTGCCCGAGCCGGGGAAGGACGGGCGGTGGCAGGTGGTGAACATCGCCACCGGCGACGACGAGGTCCGGTACACGGCCGCGGGCGCCCGCAAGCTGCCCGGCGGCACCGTGTTCCGGGAGCCGCAGATCGACGCCTGGTACGTCCAGAAGGGCAGCCGGGTGCTCCCGCTGGACCGGGACGCGGTGGGCGCGGTCGGGGCGGACGGCACCACTCTGGCCGCCTACCGCACCCGGGTGCGGGCCGCGTACGCGGACAAGCTCCCCGGCTCCGGATACGCCCGCTCCGGCCGGGCGGGCGGCTACGGACCCGCCGGAGCGGAACCGGCCGCAGGACGGCCGGGGTCCGGCGCCGGACGGTCCGGGCCGGCCATCGCGGCGCACACGGGCGCGGACACCGCACTGACCGCGGCCTCCGGCGCCGCGGCGGCGGGCGCCCTCGCCGTACTCGGCCTCTGCGGCGCGACGGCCCTGCGCCGCCACCGCCGCCGGGCCCGCTGACCGTCCCGGCGAAGCCTCGGCGCGGCTGACCGCGGTGGCCGCCCGCTCCCGCTGACCCCGTGCTCCGGGCCGCGTACCCCCAACGCGCGTTCCGGAGCACGGCGCCTTCCACGAGCACGCCGCGCTGTCACTGCCCGCAAGTAGGGTGGGAGACATGGCAGACCCCTCCAGCTACCGCCCCAAGCCGGGACAGATCCCCGACTCCCCGGGGGTCTACAAATTCCGCGACGAGCACCGCCGGGTGATCTACGTCGGGAAGGCGAAGAACCTGCGCCAGCGCCTGGCCAACTACTTCCAGGACCTGGCGGGCCTCCATCCGCGTACGCGCACGATGGTGACCACCGCCGCGTCCGTGGAGTGGACCGTCGTCTCCACGGAGGTCGAGGCGCTCCAGCTGGAGTACTCCTGGATCAAGGAGTACGACCCCCGGTTCAACGTCAAGTACCGCGACGACAAGAGCTATCCGTACCTCGCGGTCACGCTCAACGAGGAGTTCCCGCGCGTGCAGGTGATGCGCGGGGCCAAGAAGAAGGGCGTGCGCTACTTCGGTCCGTACGGCCACGCCTGGGCGATCCGCGAGACGGTCGATCTGATGCTGCGGGTCTTCCCCGTCCGTACGTGCTCCGCCGGTGTCTTCAAGAACGCCGCCAGGACCGGCCGCCCCTGCCTCCTCGGTTACATCGGCAAGTGCTCGGCCCCCTGCGTCGGCCGGGTGACGCCCGAGGAGCACCGCGAACTCGCGGACGACTTCTGCGACTTCATGGCCGGCCGCACCGGCGCGTACATCCGCCGCCTGGAGAAGGACATGATGGCGGCGGCCGAGGAGATGGAGTACGAGCGGGCGGCCCGCCTCCGCGACGACGCCGAGGCGCTCAAGCGCGCGATGGAGAAGAGCGCCGTCGTGCTCGCCGACGCCACCGACGCCGACCTCATCGCGGTCGCCGAGGACGAGCTGGAGGCCGCGGTCCAGATCTTCCACGTCCGGGGCGGCCGGGTGCGCGGCCAGCGCGGCTGGGTCACCGACAAGGTGGAGAACGTCGACACCTCCGGACTGGTCGAGCACGCGCTCCGGCAGCTGTACGGCGAGGAGGCCGGGGACGCCGTCCCCAAGGAGGTCCTCGTCCCGGCCCTCCCCGAGGACCCGGACGCGGTCTCCCAGTGGCTGGCCGATCGCCGGGGCTCCCAGGTCAGTCTGCGCATCCCGCAGCGCGGCGACAAGAAGGACCTGATGACCACGGTCCAGCGCAACGCCCAGCAGGCCCTGGGGCTGCACAAGACCAAGCGCGCCTCCGACCTGACCACCCGCTCGCGGGCCCTGGAGGAGATCGCCGAGGCGCTCGGCCTGGACACGGCACCGCTGCGCATCGAGTGCTTCGACATCTCCCACCTCCAGGGCGACGACGTGGTGGCGTCGATGGTGGTCTTCGAGGACGGCCTGGCCCGCAAGGGGGAGTACCGCCGCTTCCAGATCAAGAGCTTCGAGGGACAGGACGACGTCCGCTCGATGCACGAGGTGATCGGTCGGCGCTTCCGCCGCTACCTGCACGAGAAGGAGCGCACGGGGGAGTGGGAGGAGACCCCCGCACCCACGGGCCCCGCACCCACGGGCCCCGCACCCACCGGCCCCGCACCCACCGGCCCCGCAGGCCCCGCGCCCACCGGCTCCGCACCTGACTCCGCCGCCGAGCCCCGTGAGGACGACGGCCGGCCCAAGCGGTTCGCCTACCCGCCCCAGCTCCTCGTGGTCGACGGCGGGCAGCCCCAGGTCGCCGCGGCCAAGCGGGCGCTGGACGAGCTGGGGATCGACGACATCGCCGTCTGCGGCCTCGCCAAGCGCCTCGAAGAGGTCTGGCTGCCCGATGACGATGACCCGGTGGTCCTGCCCCGCTCCAGCGAGGGCCTCTACCTCCTGCAGCGCATCCGCGACGAGGCGCACCGTTTCGCCATCACCTACCAGCGCGCCAAACGGGCCAAGCGCATCCGTTCCAGCCCCCTGGACGCCGTCGCCGGTCTCGGCGAGACCCGCAAGCAGGCCCTGATCAAGCATTTCGGCTCCGTGAAGAAGCTGAGGCAGGCGACAATCGAAGAGATCTGCGAGGTTCCGGGGATAGGCCGCACGACGGCGGAATCAGTGGCCGTCGCGCTCGCCTCGACCACCCCGGCCGCGCCCGCCGTGAACACGGCCACAGGAGAGATCATTGAAGAGGACGACGGGGGCAGTACGACATGACTGAGCGCGAATATGAACAAGGGCACGACCGCACAGACCGAGCAGACGGAGCAGGACACGTGAGTACGGGCACCCCGGCCGAGACGGGCGACAGCACGGCTGCCATCCCCGAGCTGGTGATCATCTCCGGTATGTCGGGCGCCGGGCGCAGCACGGCGGCCAAGTGCCTGGAGGACCTCGGCTGGTTCGTCGTGGACAACCTGCCGCCCGCGCTGATCCCCACCATGGTGGAGCTCGGCGCCAGGTCCCAGGGCAATGTGGCCCGGATCGCCGTCGTCGTCGACGTACGGGGCCGCCGCTTCTTCGACAATCTGCGGGAGTCCCTCGCGGACCTGGAGGCCAAGGGCGTCACCAGGCGGATCGTCTTCCTGGAGTCCTCCGACGACGCGCTGGTCCGCCGCTTCGAGTCGGTCCGGCGCCCGCACCCCCTCCAGGGCGACGGCCGCATCGTCGACGGCATTGCCGCCGAGCGCGATCTGCTGCGCGAGCTGCGCGGCGACGCCGACCTGGTGATCGACACCTCCAGCCTGAACGTGCACGAACTGCGCGCCAAGATGGACGCCCAGTTCGCGGGCGACGAGGAGCCGGAGCTCCGCGCCACGGTGATGTCCTTCGGCTACAAGTACGGACTGCCGGTCGACGCCGACCTGGTGGTGGACTGCCGGTTCCTGCCCAACCCGCACTGGGTCCCCGAACTGCGCCCCTTCACCGGGCTCAACGAGGAGGTCTCCGCGTACGTCTTCGACCAGCCGGGCGCCAAGGAGTTCCTCAACCAGTACACGGAGCTGCTCCAGCTCATCGCCGCGGGATACCGCCGCGAGGGCAAGCGCTACGTGACCATCGCCGTGGGCTGCACGGGCGGCAAGCACCGCTCCGTGGCCATGTCGGAGAAGCTTTCGGCCCGGCTGGCCAGCGAAGGGATCGAGACGGTGCTCGTACACCGGGACATGGGGCGCGAGTGACCAGTCGCACCCTGCGTCTGCGCCGGCTGCGCAGAGCCACCTCTGCACTGTCCGGCCGCAAGCGCGGCGCACAGCCCAAGGTCGTCGCGCTCGGCGGCGGCATGGGGCTGTCCGCCTCGCTGGCCGCGCTGCGGCGGATCACCGGTGATCTGACCGCCGTGGTCACCGTCGCCGACGACGGCGGCTCCAGCGGCCGGCTCCGCGAGGAGCTGGGCGTCCTGCCGCCCGGTGATCTGCGCAAGGCGCTGGCCGCCCTGTGCGGTGACGACGACTGGGGCCAGACCTGGGCCCAGGTCATCCAGCACCGCTTCCAGTCCAAGGGCGATCTGCATGAGCACGCCGTCGGCAATCTGCTGATCGTCGCCCTGTGGGAGCAGCTCGGCGACCATGTCCAGGCCCTCGACCTGGTCGGCAAGCTCCTCGGGGCGCACGGCCGGGTGCTCCCGATGTCCGCCGTGCCCCTGGAGCTCCAGGCGCTGGTACGGGGACACGACCCGCAACGCCCGGACGACGTGGACACGGTGCGCGGCCAGGCCACCGTGGCGCTCACCCCGGGCGAGGTCCAGTCCGTGCACGTCGTCCCGCACGACCCGCCGGCCGTCCCGGAGGCGGTCGCCGCGGTTCTGGACGCGGACTGGGTGGTACTCGGTCCGGGGTCCTGGTTCTCCTCGGTCATTCCGCATCTGCTCGTCCCCGATCTGCTGGACGCGCTGATCGAGACGAAGGCCCGAAAGGTCCTCTCGCTGAACCTCGCGCCGCAACCCGGTGAAACAGATGGGTTCTCTCCGCAGCGTCATTTGGAGGTTTTGGGACGACACGCCCCTAAACTCGCCTTGGACGTGGTGCTGGCCGACGAGGCCGCCGTGCCCGACCGCGAGTCCCTCGCCGACGCCGCAAAACGGCTCGGTGCCGCGGTCGAGCTGGCGCCGGTGGCCTCACCCGACGGCGTTCCGATTCATGATCCGGAGCTGTTGGCCGCCGCGTACGACCGTATTTTTCGGATGCATGGAAGGATCGGCCCATGGCGATGACGCCAGCGGTGAAGGACGAAATCTCTCGGCTTCCCGTAACCCGGACCTGCTGCAGGAAGGCAGAAGTCTCGGCGATTCTTCGGTTCGCGGGTGGGCTGCACCTGGTGAGCGGCCGGATTGTGATCGAGGCGGAGCTGGACACCGCGATGGCGGCGCGCCGGCTGAAGCGGGACATTCTCGAGATCTTCGGGCACAGCTCGGAGCTGATCGTGATGGCCCCCGGCGGGCTGCGGCGCGGCTCCCGCTACGTCGTACGGGTGGTGGCGGGCGGCGACCAGCTGGCCCGGCAGACGGGTCTGGTGGACGGCCGCGGCCGTCCCATCCGCGGACTTCCCCCGCAGGTGGTCTCGGGGGCCACCTGCGATGCCGAGGCCGCCTGGCGCGGGGCCTTCCTGGCCCACGGCTCGCTCACCGAGCCGGGGCGCTCCTCCTCACTGGAGGTGACCTGCCCGGGTCCGGAGGCGGCGCTCGCGCTGGTCGGCGCCGCCCGCCGGCTCTCCATCTCGGCGAAGGCCCGTGAGGTGCGCGGCGTGGACCGGGTCGTCGTCCGCGACGGCGACGCGATCGGCGCCCTGCTCACCCGGCTGGGCGCCCATGAGTCGGTGCTGGCCTGGGAGGAGCGGCGGATGCGGCGCGAGGTCCGCGCCACCGCCAACCGCCTCGCCAACTTCGACGACGCGAACCTGCGCCGTTCGGCCAGGGCCGCGGTGGCCGCGGGTGCCCGTGTGGGGCGCGCGCTGGAGATCCTGGGCGAGGAGGTGCCCGAGCACCTCGCGGCGGCCGGACGGCTGCGCATGGAGCACAAGCAGGCCTCCCTGGAGGAGCTGGGCGCCCTCGCCGATCCGCCGCTGACCAAGGACGCCGTCGCGGGCCGTATCCGCCGGCTGCTGGCGATGGCCGACAAGCGGGCCCAGGACCTGGGTATCCCGAGCACGGAGTCCACCCTCAGCGAAGAGCTGGCCGACGGCCTGGTCGGCTGATCCCGGCCCCGTCGGCGGGCCGGAGCAGGAACGCGCCACGTTCCCGGGGGCGTTGACACTGCGTAATCGTGGCAGGGGGCGGGGGAGGGCAACCGGAGGCCCGTGCTCCTACTGAGGAGTACGGGCCTGCGCCGTTCTTCCCGCCCTGCTCGATGTCACTCCCAGGGCCTCGGAGGGGTAGTGTCGTAGGCGGTCGGGGACATCCCATACAACTCGCCGGCGTCGAAAACCGGCGTACCTAACGAGGAGATCGGTTCGTGACGATCCGCGTAGGCATCAACGGCTTTGGCCGCATCGGTCGTAACTACTTCCGCGCGCTGCTGGAGCAGGGTGCGGACATCGAGATCGTGGCTGTCAACGACCTGGGTGACACTGCGACCACGGCTCACCTGCTGAAGTACGACACCATTCTGGGTCGTCTCAAGGCCGAGGTCAGCCACACCGCCGACAGCATCACCGTCGACGGCCACACCATCAAGGTGCTCTCCGAGCGCAACCCGGCGGACATCCCGTGGGGCGAGCTGGGCGTCGACATCGTGATCGAGTCGACCGGCATCTTCACCAAGAAGGCCGACGCCGCCAAGCACATCGCGGGCGGCGCCAAGAAGGTCCTCATCTCGGCTCCGGCCAAGGACGAGGACATCACGATCGTGATGGGCGTCAACGAGGAGAAGTACGACGCGGCCAACCACCACGTCATCTCCAACGCCTCCTGCACCACCAACTGTGTCGCGCCGATGGCCAAGGTTCTCGACGAGAACTTCGGCATCGTCAAGGGCCTCATGACGACGGTCCACGCGTACACGAACGACCAGCGGATTCTGGACTTCCCGCACTCCGACCTGCGTCGCGCCCGCGCCGCCGCGGAGAACATCATCCCGACCACGACGGGTGCCGCCAAGGCCACCGCCCTGGTCCTGCCGCAGCTCAAGGGCAAGCTCGACGGCATCGCGATGCGCGTCCCGGTCCCGACCGGCTCGGTCACCGACCTGGTCATCACGCTGGAGCGCGAGGTCACCCGCGACGAGGTCAACGCCGCCTTCCAGAAGGCTGCCGAAGAGGGCTCCCTCAAGGGCCGCCTCGTCTACACCGAGGACCCGATCGTGTCCTCGGACATCGTCTCGGACCCGGCTTCCTGCACCTTCGACTCGCTGCTCACCATGGCAGAGGGCAACCAGGTGAAGGTCATCGGCTGGTACGACAACGAGTGGGGCTACTCCAACCGCCTCGTCGACCTGACCGTCTTCGTCGGCAGCCAGCTCTGACCCTCGAATCGGCAGGCACCTCGATGTGAGCACGGGGCTCGAACAGCGCAACGAAGCGCCGTTCGAGCCCCGTTGCATGCTCTCTCGTCCTTCCAAGGAGTCCAGAAGATGAAGACCATCGACGAACTTCTCGCCGAAGGGGTCACCGGCAAGCGCGTATTCGTCCGCGCCGACCTCAACGTGCCGCTCAGCGGCACCACCATCACCGACGACGGCCGCATCCGTGCCGTCCAGCCGACCGTGGAGAAGCTGGCTGCGGCCGGTGCCCGGGTCGTCGTCGCCTCGCACCTGGGCCGCCCCAAGGGTGCCCCGGACCCGGCGTTCTCGCTGGCTCCCGCGGCCGCCCGGCTCGGTGAACTGCTCGGGACCGGCGTGGCCTTCGCGACCGACACGGTCGGCGAGTCCGCCCGCGCCACGGTCGCCGCCCTCACCGACGGCAAGGTCGCCGTCATCGAGAACCTCCGCTTCAACGCCGGCGAGACGTCGAAGGACGACGCCGAGCGCGGCGCGTTCGCCGACCAGCTGGCCGAGCTCGCCGACGTGTACGTGGGCGACGGCTTCGGCGCCGTGCACCGCAAGCACGCCTCGGTCTTCGACCTTCCGGCCCGGCTGCCGCACGCCGCGGGCGACCTGATCGCCACCGAGGTCGGCGTCCTGAAGAAGCTCACCGACGACGTGCAGCGGCCCTACGCGGTCGTGCTCGGCGGCGCCAAGGTCTCCGACAAGCTCGGCGTCATCGACCACCTCCTGGAGCGGGCCGACCGCATCCTCATCGGCGGCGGCATGGCGTACACCTTCCTCAAGGCCCAGGGCCACGAGGTCGGCAGCTCGCTGCTCCAGGAGGACCAGATCCCGGTGGTGCTGGAGTACCTCAGGCGCGCCGAGGAGAAGGGCGTGGAGTTCGTGCTCCCCGTCGACGTCGTGGTCGCCCCGGCGTTCCCCGACCTCAAGACCAAGGCCCCGGCCCACCCCGCCACCGTCGCCGCCGACGCCATGCCGGCCGGCCAGATGGGGCTGGACAACGGTCCGGAGACCAACAAGCTCTACGCATCGAAGCTCGCCGACGCGGCCACCGTCTTCTGGAACGGCCCCATGGGAGTCTTCGAGCACCCCGATTTCGCC
Protein-coding regions in this window:
- the uvrA gene encoding excinuclease ABC subunit UvrA translates to MADRLIVRGAREHNLKNVSLDLPRDSLIVFTGLSGSGKSSLAFDTIFAEGQRRYVESLSSYARQFLGQMDKPDVDFIEGLSPAVSIDQKSTSRNPRSTVGTITEVYDYLRLLFARIGKPHCPECRRPISRQSPQAIVDKVLGLPEGSRFQVLSPLVRERKGEFVDLFADLQTKGYSRARVDGETIQLSEPPALKKQEKHTIEVVIDRLTVKDSAKRRLTDSVETALGLSGGMVVLDFVDLPEDDPERERMYSEHLYCPYDDLSFEELEPRSFSFNSPFGACPDCTGIGTRMEVDPELIVPDEEKSLDEGAIHPWSHGHTKEYFGRQINALAEALGFRTDIPWAGLPQRARKALLHGHKIQTEVRYRNRYGRERAYTTPSFEGAVQFVKRRHSEAESDSSRERFEGYMREVPCPTCEGTRLKPIVLAVTVMEKSIAEVSAMSISECAEFLGRMKLNARDKKIAERVLKEVNERLKFLVDVGLDYLSLNRAAGTLSGGEAQRIRLATQIGSGLVGVLYVLDEPSIGLHQRDNHRLIETLVRLRDMGNTLIVVEHDEDTIKVADWIVDIGPGAGEHGGKVVHSGSLKELLANDKSITGQYLTGKRSIAMPDIRRPVDPSRLLTVHGARENNLQDIDVSFPLGVLTAVTGVSGSGKSTLVNDILYTHLARELNGAKSVPGRHTRVDGDDLVDKVVHVDQSPIGRTPRSNPATYTGVFDHVRRLFAETMEAKVRGYLPGRFSFNVKGGRCENCSGDGTIKIEMNFLPDVYVPCEVCHGARYNRETLEVHYKGKSIAEVLDMPIEEGLEFFEAVPTIARHLRTLNEVGLGYVRLGQSAPTLSGGEAQRVKLASELQKRSTGRTVYVLDEPTTGLHFEDISKLIKVLSGLVDKGNTVIVIEHNLDVVKTADWVIDMGPEGGNGGGLVIAEGTPEYVAGVPASHTGKFLQGILDADRVSEAAVPAARKPVGRTAAKKAVAAKSGPARKTATAKTDRSTTAKATGAAAGKKPAAKKPAAKKAAGARKA
- a CDS encoding Rieske (2Fe-2S) protein gives rise to the protein MSGQPAARRTVLKGAALAGVAGLGVAACSTDSKLGHAQTPTPTAPVELGAPDEVPVGESKLYREQRVIVTCPAKGQYKAFSAQCTHAGCLLDKVEDNEGHCPCHGSLFDTTTGKAVHGPATVPLPSVPVRVEGGRLVVGPDA
- a CDS encoding papain-like cysteine protease family protein — protein: MRNRRVRPRRLSVTAVLAALLLAVPTATAAAADQNRSAASAAGTLAAAQRLNITMQAQQKTNWCWAAAGNTVSAWFGRNHTQNEFCNAAFGRAQGYECPNSQASLGNVQDGLSWAGISPGSYVTGWLRYPTVQAEISAGRPVETRIQWSSGGGHMHVLYGYDDANSWVYWGDPWPSNNRYNWASHAWYVNNSEFSWTHSLYRIGA
- the uvrC gene encoding excinuclease ABC subunit UvrC, which gives rise to MADPSSYRPKPGQIPDSPGVYKFRDEHRRVIYVGKAKNLRQRLANYFQDLAGLHPRTRTMVTTAASVEWTVVSTEVEALQLEYSWIKEYDPRFNVKYRDDKSYPYLAVTLNEEFPRVQVMRGAKKKGVRYFGPYGHAWAIRETVDLMLRVFPVRTCSAGVFKNAARTGRPCLLGYIGKCSAPCVGRVTPEEHRELADDFCDFMAGRTGAYIRRLEKDMMAAAEEMEYERAARLRDDAEALKRAMEKSAVVLADATDADLIAVAEDELEAAVQIFHVRGGRVRGQRGWVTDKVENVDTSGLVEHALRQLYGEEAGDAVPKEVLVPALPEDPDAVSQWLADRRGSQVSLRIPQRGDKKDLMTTVQRNAQQALGLHKTKRASDLTTRSRALEEIAEALGLDTAPLRIECFDISHLQGDDVVASMVVFEDGLARKGEYRRFQIKSFEGQDDVRSMHEVIGRRFRRYLHEKERTGEWEETPAPTGPAPTGPAPTGPAPTGPAGPAPTGSAPDSAAEPREDDGRPKRFAYPPQLLVVDGGQPQVAAAKRALDELGIDDIAVCGLAKRLEEVWLPDDDDPVVLPRSSEGLYLLQRIRDEAHRFAITYQRAKRAKRIRSSPLDAVAGLGETRKQALIKHFGSVKKLRQATIEEICEVPGIGRTTAESVAVALASTTPAAPAVNTATGEIIEEDDGGSTT
- the rapZ gene encoding RNase adapter RapZ — its product is MTEREYEQGHDRTDRADGAGHVSTGTPAETGDSTAAIPELVIISGMSGAGRSTAAKCLEDLGWFVVDNLPPALIPTMVELGARSQGNVARIAVVVDVRGRRFFDNLRESLADLEAKGVTRRIVFLESSDDALVRRFESVRRPHPLQGDGRIVDGIAAERDLLRELRGDADLVIDTSSLNVHELRAKMDAQFAGDEEPELRATVMSFGYKYGLPVDADLVVDCRFLPNPHWVPELRPFTGLNEEVSAYVFDQPGAKEFLNQYTELLQLIAAGYRREGKRYVTIAVGCTGGKHRSVAMSEKLSARLASEGIETVLVHRDMGRE